One stretch of Daphnia pulicaria isolate SC F1-1A chromosome 8, SC_F0-13Bv2, whole genome shotgun sequence DNA includes these proteins:
- the LOC124311075 gene encoding serine/threonine-protein kinase PLK1-like: MTSIKPSEPGPDIIPDILCDAAGKKRYQRGRFLGKGGFAKCYELTDLDNGQVFAGKIVSKQLLVKPHQKDKMAQEISIHRSLKHDHVVGFHSFFEDNNFVYIVLELCKRRSLMELHKRRKAVTEPEARYFMHQLLLGVKYLHENKMIHRDLKLGNLFLNDNMELKIGDFGLATKLDFSGERKKTLCGTPNYIAPEVLNKKGHSFEVDIWSMGCILYTLLVGRPPFETQSLKDTYSKIKRNEYHIPSRIGPLARALISRMLQGDPACRPAVDIVLNDEFMTCGYMPTRLPLSCLTMAPRFDAKLNSSIIAVRRPLGEVNRVHLPGTAEHPQGDGLAPSNEPNHAENAGALYTAGPSPEKLLRELQQQLTRLFSAKPAEKFPLMMDEAEDPGSVPMVWISKWVDYSDKYGFGYQLSDDTIGVIFNDLTKLLLLVDAKTIQYVERNGNELYYTMDQHPPTLGKKVKLLAYFRSYMQEHLIKTGASVVPRDGDEHLRLPFLRQWFRTSRAVVMHLTSGTLQINYFKDHVKLILCPLMGAVTVIDEKKNFRTFKFSLLAEHGCNPDLLYRLQYAHEKLPFLLSPLVDTQEK; encoded by the exons atgacaaGCATTAAACCAAGTGAACCGGGACCTGATATTATTCCCGACATCCTGTGTGATGCTGCTGGCAAAAAGAGGTATCAAAGAGGAAGATTTCTCGGCAAG GGTGGTTTTGCCAAATGCTATGAGCTAACAGATCTTGACAATGGACAAGTGTTTGCTGGAAAAATCGTCTCCAAACAACTTCTTGTCAAGCCTCaccaaaaagataaaatggCTCAGGAAATTTCTATTCATCGTAGTCTAAAACATGATCATGTAGTAGGATTTCACAGTTTCTTTGAAGATAATAACTTTGTATATATAGTGTTGGAACTGTGCAAAAGAAGG AGTCTAATGGAATTGcacaaaagaaggaaagcTGTTACTGAACCAGAAGCAAGATATTTCATGCACCAACTTCTATTGGGTGTAAAATACCTtcatgaaaacaaaatgattcaCAGGGATCTCAAGCTTGGGAACTTGTTCCTGAATGATAACATGGAACTTAAAATTGGAGATTTTGGTTTGGCaacaaaattagattttagtggagagagaaaaaa AACACTGTGTGGCACTCCCAACTATATTGCTCCAGAGGTTCTCAACAAAAAAGGCCATAGCTTTGAAGTTGACATTTGGTCTATGGGCTGCATTTT GTATACTTTACTTGTTGGTCGTCCACCTTTTGAGACGCAGTCTCTCAAAGATACATACAGTAAAATCAAACGAAATGAGTATCATATTCCCTCTCGGATCGGGCCTCTTGCCCGAGCTCTTATATCTCGAATGTTACAGGGTGATCCAGCCTGCAG ACCTGCGGTCGATATTGTTTTGAATGACGAATTCATGACGTGTGGTTATATGCCAACACGCTTGCCTTTATCATGCCTCACGATGGCTCCGAGATTCGATGCCAAATTGAATAGCAGCATTATTGCTGTTCGTCGTCCACTGGGCGAAGTTAACAGAGTCCATTTACCTGGAACTGCGGAGCATCCACAAG GAGATGGATTGGCGCCTTCAAACGAACCCAACCATGCTGAGAATGCCGGAGCCCTCTACACGGCTGGACCTTCTCCTGAGAAACTATTGCGTGAGCTTCAGCAACAGCTTACCCGCCTCTTCAGTGCAAAACCTGCGGAGAAGTTCCCTCTTATGATGG ACGAGGCAGAGGATCCGGGTTCAGTGCCTATGGTATGGATTTCTAAATGGGTAGATTATTCTGACAAATACGGGTTCGGCTACCAACTCAGCGATGATACAATTGGTGTCATTTTCAATGATTTGACGAAACTTTTGCTGTTGGTTGACGCAAA GACCATTCAGTACGTCGAACGCAATGGAAATGAGTTGTATTACACTATGGATCAACATCCACCTACCTTGGGTAAAAAGGTGAAACTGCTCGCTTATTTCCGCTCTTACATGCAAGAGCACTTAATCAAGACTGGTGCATCCGTTGTTCCACGTGACGGTGATGAACATCTTCGGTTGCCTTTCCTACGTCAGTGGTTCCGCACATCTCGAGCTGTCGTCATGCACCTAACGAGTGGAACGCTACAG ATTAATTACTTTAAAGACCACGTTAAATTGATCCTCTGTCCACTCATGGGAGCTGTGACAGTCATcgacgagaagaaaaatttccgtaccttcaaattttctttgctgGCTGAACACGGTTGCAATCCCGATCTCTTATACAGACTGCAATACGCACACGAGAAACTGCCATTTTTACTCTCACCATTAGTAGATACtcaggaaaaatag
- the LOC124310984 gene encoding chromosome transmission fidelity protein 18 homolog: MYNETRSKSSVVSDEVFERRLRELEKPEYNIKGATDDDMENDSKNKSKSTDSWMDLYRPKNYLDLLSEENVNRTLLHWLKLWDKAVFNREVKIKVPKIDENIKPKWAQGQKNTGPQGRFDKKFEHKKKFFNKNTDGELKEELDSSGRPIQKIVLISGPPGLGKTTLAHVVAKHSGYYPVEMNASDDRNVEAFKLQIEAATQMRSVMGANPLPNCLIIDEIDGAPAASINFLVNTLTQDSGQNKENSQATKKKKKKGINIVSRPVICICNDLYTPSLRPLRQAALVLQFPPTNPNRLAQRLLSISKEHDIQVDMTTMLALCEKADYDIRSCLATLYFLKSRRRPLRYSDVMNLNIGHKDNHKSLFQVWQEIFHIPRQKRSQYMVENEREGMLPLAPDVDRPLAPNAGNNASMPARFANILHAVHSCGEYDRLMQGVFENYPNIKFKDSYLNAVCIGLDWMCFFDHVNHFIQLNQNYCVFGYLPYAFIALHFQMAAVLSQKIQYPTAQTELRAKQGKNENIVSAMLQDLKPTVRITNNKDIIIQDIIPFSLPIITPSLRPVSAQLYSAEEKEQILRVIGVMISYNLTFRQEKTIDGVYRYCLEPDVEQVAYFEVDNVQRKSLTYSVKQMLAREIELEKLRQYECNLGPMITPKATIEEIEEEPKVIKPPPNAAMTLALKPKPIVESCKPATDFFGRPLKTPPKKKNADGSSVQIAQNDVWYHFKEGYSNAVRRSVKMADFI; this comes from the exons ATGTACAATgaa acaAGGTCTAAATCGAGTGTGGTGTCGGACGAGGTCTTCGAGCGTCGCCTACGTGAACTGGAAAAACCAGAATATAACATAAAAGGAGCGACAGATGATGATATGGAGAACGATTCAAAGAATAAGTCCAAATCTACCGACTCATGGATGGACCTATACCGACCGAAAAATTACCTCGATTTACTGAGTGAAGAAAATGTCAACCGAACGCTCTTACATTGGTTAAAGCTTTGGGATAAGGCGGTCTTCAATAGAGAAGTTAAAATTAAAGTACCCAAAATTGATGAAAACATCAAGCCCAAATGGGCTCAGGGTCAGAAAAATACCGGTCCTCAAGGTCGCTTTGACAAGAAATTCGaacataagaaaaaattctttaataaaaatacTGATGGTGAGCTGAAAGAAGAGCTGGATTCATCTGGGCGACCGATACAGAAAATCGTGCTAATAAGTGGACCACCTGGCTTGGGCAAAACAACTTTGGCTCACGTCGTCGCAAAGCATTCAG GTTATTATCCTGTGGAAATGAATGCCAGCGATGACAGGAATGTAGAAGCGTTTAAACTTCAAATAGAAGCCGCTACCCAAATGCGTTCGGTCATGGGAGCAAATCCTCTTCCCAATTGCTTGATCATCGACGAAATTGACGGCGCACCTGct GCGTCTATCAACTTCCTTGTGAACACTCTTACGCAAGACAGCGgccaaaacaaagaaaatagccaagccacaaagaaaaaaaagaagaagggtaTAAATATCGTGTCTAGGCCTGTAATTTGCATCTGCAATGACTTGTACACTCCATCGTTGAGGCCTTTGAGGCAGGCGGCTCTGGTTCTTCAG TTTCCTCCGACGAATCCAAACAG GTTGGCTCAGAGGCTGTTGAGCATTTCAAAGGAACATGATATCCAGGTAGACATGACGACCATGCTTGCGCTGTGCGAGAAAGCCGACTACGATATCCGATCGTGTCTAGCAACTCTGTACTTTCTCAAGTCTCGTCGGCGCCCATTACGTTATAGTGATGTCATGAATCTCAACATCGGACATAAAGACAACCATAAAAGCCTGTTTCAAG TTTGGCAAGAGATATTTCACATTCCAAGACAAAAGAGGAGTCAGTACATGGTTGAAAATGAACGTGAGGGTATGTTACCTTTGGCGCCAGATGTAGATAGACCTTTAGCTCCCAACGCCGGCAACAATGCTTCCATGCCAGCCAG GTTTGCCAATATTTTGCATGCTGTTCATTCCTGCGGAGAGTACGATCGCTTGATGCAAGGTGTATTCGAAAACTACCCAAACATCAAATTCAAAGATAGCTATCTAAACGCG GTATGCATTGGATTGGATTGGATGTGCTTCTTCGATCACGTCAACCATTTCATCCAACTAAACCAAAACTATTGCGTGTTTGGTTACTTGCCCTACGCTTTCATCGCATTGCACTTTCAAATGGCAGCAGTTCTCTCGCAGAAAATTCAATATCCAACAGCTCAAACAGAG CTGAGGGCCAAGCAAGGAAAGAATGAGAATATTGTGTCTGCAATGCTGCAAGACTTGAAACCAACCGTTAGAATAACCAACAACAAAGATATAATTATCCAAGACATCATCCCATTTTCCTTGCCGATCATTACTCCCAGCCTGAGACCG GTGAGCGCCCAGTTGTACTCCGCCGAAGAGAAGGAACAAATTCTTCGGGTCATTGGCGTCATGATTTCGTACAATCTGACTTTCCGCCAAGAAAAGACAATCGACGGAGTGTACCGCTACTGCCTCGAACC AGATGTGGAGCAAGTGGCTTATTTCGAAGTCGATAATGTCCAGCGAAAAAGCTTGACGTACAGCGTCAAGCAAATGCTGGCTAGGGAGATCGAGCTGGAGAAACTTCGTCAGTACGAATGCAATTTGGGTCCTATGATTACGCCAAAGGCTACGATAGAGGAAATCGAAGAAGAACCCAAAGTCATCAAACCCCCGCCCAACGCGGCCATGACATTAGCTCTGAAGCCCAAGCCCATTGTCGAGTCCTGCAAA